From one Odontesthes bonariensis isolate fOdoBon6 chromosome 14, fOdoBon6.hap1, whole genome shotgun sequence genomic stretch:
- the tox4a gene encoding epidermal Langerhans cell protein LCP1-like isoform X2, giving the protein MDLNFYSDLSDGCAQNVDSEFLDAQAYGEYPVENKFPEGGDSYLTISGTGHPFLSAETFHTPSLGDEVFEIPPISLDPDQALSISDAVSHFELTDGSDSTSGSSASRSLVSNLVVGANDPSFASAFVNSGSQGLEQLSLGAIPQTGGGALLSSSALELGNSSGSHFSTSSPMTIDVQLGDIGHGLLGSSQLSTINQSELALGLGGENMGHHSETPEQPLSATPSPAGSLQDEDMDDFKRSVLVDAPVSLSSSSVLSNISSHPAHRTVSPAMARRGGGKPSALVSQTEAAGAKKGRKKKDPNEPQKPVSAYALFFRDTQAAIKGQNPNASFGEVSKIVASMWDSLAEEQKQVYKRKTEAAKKEYLKALAAYKANQLSQPVTEEMDTAPSPPPPTVFPTPAAPSSAGHLAFRPAPPHSSVEENTITNICASNIILDVPEMITRSRTVANKASTAGAAVPPAQTITKIIIPKHMLQGGGQVVTVLPGGMRALQPTILLSSVPRQPPPLQQMQSAPPPPRLQLMAPAPPPLQAKPREGSGTPGYAMSVTATPPPPLQIKILPASIQDKEAASIIVPSTAAALTPATSVQVVNSAETPGNPDEDDVTEVLHSEEEEMEVNGSSDGAMMKSVCVRAGCNNPAVDNEDWDREYCSNECVATHCRNVFKAWCSIRNQTLGTVK; this is encoded by the exons ATGGACCTCAATTTTTACTCTGATTTGTCGGATGGTTGTGCTCAAAATGTCGATTCGGAGTTTTTGGACGCTCAGGCATACGGTGAATACCCTGTGGAGAATAAG TTTCCAGAGGGCGGCGACAGTTACCTCACCATCAGCGGAACTGGTCACCCTTTTTTGTCCGCAGAG ACTTTCCATACCCCTAGTCTCGGGGATGAAGTGTTCGAGATTCCCCCGATATCCCTCGATCCGGACCAAGCTCTGAGCATCAGTGATGCAGTCTCCCACTTCGAGCTGACGGATGGGTCGGACAGCACCAGTGGATCGTCAGCCTCCAGAAGCCTTGTTAGCAACCTGGTAGTCGGAGCCAATGACCCTTCGTTTGCGTCCGCCTTTGTGAACTCTGGCTCTCAGGGCCTGGAGCAGCTCAGCCTTGGGGCAATTCCCCAAACTGGAGGGGGAGCCCTTCTCAGCTCCTCTGCCCTG GAACTGGGGAATTCCAGTGGCTCACATTTCAGCACGTCATCCCCCATGACCATCGATGTTCAACTCGGTGACATCGGTCATGGTCTTTTGGGAAGCAGCCAGCTCTCCACCATTAATCAGTCAGAGCTGGCTCTGGGTCTCGGTGGCGAAAACATGGGTCATCATTCTGAGACGCCTGAGCAGCCGCTGTCCGCGACGCCGTCTCCAGCTGGTTCCTTGCAGGATGAGGACATGGATGACTTCAAG AGGAGTGTGCTGGTGGATGCCCCAgtgtctctctcctcctcctccgtccTCTCCAACATATCCTCCCACCCAGCACACCGGACGGTCTCTCCGGCTATGGCCAGGAGGGGCGGGGGAAAGCCGTCTGCTTTGGTCTCACAAACCGAGGCAGCGGGGgcaaagaaaggaaggaagaagaAGGATCCCAATGAGCCACAGAAGCCAGTTTCAGCATACGCGCTGTTCTTCAGAGACACTCAGGCCGCCATTAAAGGCCAGAACCCCAACGCGTCTTTTGGGGAAGTGTCAAAGATTGTGGCCTCCATGTGGGACAGCCTGGCTGAGGAACAGAAACAG GTGTACAAGAGGAAAACGGAAGCAGCCAAAAAGGAGTATCTGAAAGCGCTTGCAGCTTACAAAGCCAACCAGCTATCGCAG CCTGTCACCGAGGAGATGGACACGGCCCCCTCACCGCCTCCACCtacagtttttccaactcctGCTGCCCCTTCCTCTGCTGGTCACCTGGCTTTCCGCCCCGCGCCGCCTCACAGCAGCGTGGAAGAGAACACCATCACCAACATTTGTGCCTCTAACATCATCCTGGACGTCCCAGAGATGATCACGCGTTCCCGCACGGTAGCCAACAAAGCTTCTACTGCTGGAGCCGCGGTGCCTCCGGCCCAGACCATCACCAAGATCATAATCCCAAAGCACATGCTGCAGGGAGGGGGGCAGGTAGTGACTGTGCTGCCCGGAGGGATGCGCGCCTTGCAGCCGACCATCTTGCTCTCCAGCGTCCCCCGTCAGCCCCCCCCGCTGCAGCAGATGCAGAGTGCGCCGCCTCCGCCGCGGCTCCAGCTGATGGCACCAGCTCCCCCGCCCTTACAGGCCAAACCCCGGGAGGGAAGTGGCACGCCGGGCTACGCCATGTCTGTTACCGCAACCCCTCCACCGCCACTCCAGATAAAAATACTCCCCGCTTCTATTCAGGACAAAGAGGCGGCGTCGATTATTGTACCCAGCACGGCAGCAGCGCTCACCCCTGCCACGTCGGTGCAGGTGGTGAACTCTGCTGAGACGCCAGGCAATCCAGACGAGGATGATGTCACAGAAGTGCTGCATTCAGAGGAG gaGGAAATGGAGGTGAACGGGTCGAGTGATGGCGCAATGatgaagagtgtgtgtgtgagagcaggCTGCAACAACCCAGCAGTCGACAATGAAGACTGGGACAGAGAATACTGCAGCAATGAATGTGTGGCCACTCACTGCAG AAATGTGTTCAAAGCCTGGTGCTCCATCAGGAATCAGACCCTGGGGACGGTGAAGTGA
- the tox4a gene encoding epidermal Langerhans cell protein LCP1-like isoform X1, with protein MDLNFYSDLSDGCAQNVDSEFLDAQAYGEYPVENKFPEGGDSYLTISGTGHPFLSAEQTFHTPSLGDEVFEIPPISLDPDQALSISDAVSHFELTDGSDSTSGSSASRSLVSNLVVGANDPSFASAFVNSGSQGLEQLSLGAIPQTGGGALLSSSALELGNSSGSHFSTSSPMTIDVQLGDIGHGLLGSSQLSTINQSELALGLGGENMGHHSETPEQPLSATPSPAGSLQDEDMDDFKRSVLVDAPVSLSSSSVLSNISSHPAHRTVSPAMARRGGGKPSALVSQTEAAGAKKGRKKKDPNEPQKPVSAYALFFRDTQAAIKGQNPNASFGEVSKIVASMWDSLAEEQKQVYKRKTEAAKKEYLKALAAYKANQLSQPVTEEMDTAPSPPPPTVFPTPAAPSSAGHLAFRPAPPHSSVEENTITNICASNIILDVPEMITRSRTVANKASTAGAAVPPAQTITKIIIPKHMLQGGGQVVTVLPGGMRALQPTILLSSVPRQPPPLQQMQSAPPPPRLQLMAPAPPPLQAKPREGSGTPGYAMSVTATPPPPLQIKILPASIQDKEAASIIVPSTAAALTPATSVQVVNSAETPGNPDEDDVTEVLHSEEEEMEVNGSSDGAMMKSVCVRAGCNNPAVDNEDWDREYCSNECVATHCRNVFKAWCSIRNQTLGTVK; from the exons ATGGACCTCAATTTTTACTCTGATTTGTCGGATGGTTGTGCTCAAAATGTCGATTCGGAGTTTTTGGACGCTCAGGCATACGGTGAATACCCTGTGGAGAATAAG TTTCCAGAGGGCGGCGACAGTTACCTCACCATCAGCGGAACTGGTCACCCTTTTTTGTCCGCAGAG CAGACTTTCCATACCCCTAGTCTCGGGGATGAAGTGTTCGAGATTCCCCCGATATCCCTCGATCCGGACCAAGCTCTGAGCATCAGTGATGCAGTCTCCCACTTCGAGCTGACGGATGGGTCGGACAGCACCAGTGGATCGTCAGCCTCCAGAAGCCTTGTTAGCAACCTGGTAGTCGGAGCCAATGACCCTTCGTTTGCGTCCGCCTTTGTGAACTCTGGCTCTCAGGGCCTGGAGCAGCTCAGCCTTGGGGCAATTCCCCAAACTGGAGGGGGAGCCCTTCTCAGCTCCTCTGCCCTG GAACTGGGGAATTCCAGTGGCTCACATTTCAGCACGTCATCCCCCATGACCATCGATGTTCAACTCGGTGACATCGGTCATGGTCTTTTGGGAAGCAGCCAGCTCTCCACCATTAATCAGTCAGAGCTGGCTCTGGGTCTCGGTGGCGAAAACATGGGTCATCATTCTGAGACGCCTGAGCAGCCGCTGTCCGCGACGCCGTCTCCAGCTGGTTCCTTGCAGGATGAGGACATGGATGACTTCAAG AGGAGTGTGCTGGTGGATGCCCCAgtgtctctctcctcctcctccgtccTCTCCAACATATCCTCCCACCCAGCACACCGGACGGTCTCTCCGGCTATGGCCAGGAGGGGCGGGGGAAAGCCGTCTGCTTTGGTCTCACAAACCGAGGCAGCGGGGgcaaagaaaggaaggaagaagaAGGATCCCAATGAGCCACAGAAGCCAGTTTCAGCATACGCGCTGTTCTTCAGAGACACTCAGGCCGCCATTAAAGGCCAGAACCCCAACGCGTCTTTTGGGGAAGTGTCAAAGATTGTGGCCTCCATGTGGGACAGCCTGGCTGAGGAACAGAAACAG GTGTACAAGAGGAAAACGGAAGCAGCCAAAAAGGAGTATCTGAAAGCGCTTGCAGCTTACAAAGCCAACCAGCTATCGCAG CCTGTCACCGAGGAGATGGACACGGCCCCCTCACCGCCTCCACCtacagtttttccaactcctGCTGCCCCTTCCTCTGCTGGTCACCTGGCTTTCCGCCCCGCGCCGCCTCACAGCAGCGTGGAAGAGAACACCATCACCAACATTTGTGCCTCTAACATCATCCTGGACGTCCCAGAGATGATCACGCGTTCCCGCACGGTAGCCAACAAAGCTTCTACTGCTGGAGCCGCGGTGCCTCCGGCCCAGACCATCACCAAGATCATAATCCCAAAGCACATGCTGCAGGGAGGGGGGCAGGTAGTGACTGTGCTGCCCGGAGGGATGCGCGCCTTGCAGCCGACCATCTTGCTCTCCAGCGTCCCCCGTCAGCCCCCCCCGCTGCAGCAGATGCAGAGTGCGCCGCCTCCGCCGCGGCTCCAGCTGATGGCACCAGCTCCCCCGCCCTTACAGGCCAAACCCCGGGAGGGAAGTGGCACGCCGGGCTACGCCATGTCTGTTACCGCAACCCCTCCACCGCCACTCCAGATAAAAATACTCCCCGCTTCTATTCAGGACAAAGAGGCGGCGTCGATTATTGTACCCAGCACGGCAGCAGCGCTCACCCCTGCCACGTCGGTGCAGGTGGTGAACTCTGCTGAGACGCCAGGCAATCCAGACGAGGATGATGTCACAGAAGTGCTGCATTCAGAGGAG gaGGAAATGGAGGTGAACGGGTCGAGTGATGGCGCAATGatgaagagtgtgtgtgtgagagcaggCTGCAACAACCCAGCAGTCGACAATGAAGACTGGGACAGAGAATACTGCAGCAATGAATGTGTGGCCACTCACTGCAG AAATGTGTTCAAAGCCTGGTGCTCCATCAGGAATCAGACCCTGGGGACGGTGAAGTGA
- the LOC142398379 gene encoding E3 ubiquitin/ISG15 ligase TRIM25-like, translating to MEDSDQTRLEEMLMCPVCQDIFKDPRQLPCGHSMCMSCLENLLDHSSDTPFRCPDCRATFGQVISVQKSYALSNIAEDYRLNKTQTEKQTKCVYCDCCPKGKILAVKTCLKCEVSLCKEHIKDHLELPVFTGHPLVEPLSDLLERKCPQHKDEVLRYYCNSSRRYICNICALESKQLSGATEASTVLRRQLNEYMDQHFKMLQEQITESFGAVNKLQEGIKRDRQRVNPADSHFNGVTVILLFLWFIVLYYAYNYSVENQMLTAALEKQESHVHHVYSTIAELLVDHPLRSLEPPETEDEARSDVQAADVTLSPETP from the exons ATGGAGGATTCAGATCAAACCCGGCTTGAGGAAATGCTCATGTGCCCAGTGTGCCAGGACATCTTCAAGGATCCTCGACAGCTGCCCTGTGGACACAGCATGTGTATGAGCTGCCTGGAAAACCTGTTGGATCACTCCTCAGACACACCTTTCCGTTGCCCAGACTGCAGGGCAACTTTTGGGCAGGTCATCAGTGTGCAGAAGAGCTATGCACTGAGCAACATTGCGGAGGACTATAGGTTGAACAAGACACAGACG GAGAAGCAGACAAAGTGCGTGTACTGCGACTGTTGCCCGAAAGGGAAAATTCTGGCCGTCAAAACATGCCTGAAGTGCGAGGTGTCGCTGTGCAAAGAGCACATTAAGGACCACCTCGAGCTGCCGGTGTTTACGGGACACCCCCTGGTGGAACCTCTGAGTGACCTCCTGGAGAGGAAATGTCCGCAGCACAAAGACGAGGTGCTGAGGTACTACTGCAACTCATCCCGGCGCTACATCTGCAACATCTGTGCCCTGGAGAGCAAGCAGCTGAGTGGGGCCACGGAGGCCTCCACTGTCCTACGGAGACAGCTAAAT GAGTACATGGACCAGCACTTCAAAATGCTACAGGAGCAAATCACAGAATCCTTCGGTGCTGTAAACAAACTACAGGAAGGCATCAAACGCGAT AGACAGAGAGTGAACCCTGCGGACTCACACTTCAACGGTGTCACGGTGATTCTGCTCTTCCTTTGGTTTATAGTTCTGTACTATG CCTACAACTACTCTGTGGAAAATCAAATGCTAACAGCTGCGTTGGAGAAGCAGGAGAGCCATGTACATCACGTCTATTCCACCATCGCAG AACTCTTGGTCGATCATCCACTGAGGAGCCTTGAACCTCCAGAAACCGAAGATGAAG CCAGGAGTGACGTGCAAGCGGCAGATGTGACTCTGAGCCCAGAGACACCGTGA
- the LOC142398380 gene encoding uncharacterized protein LOC142398380 — MSVGVVNLQVQVESVLGALVKAATMELIKLFESRYRDSAVDGGLTEDNKENETWETLGRLWSRDTKRSIGVQVEEDIHPPLELCDSALLLDGGCLREPSELVVEGCLIPSEILLAEDNGHADPEWPPLKDQIMSDIVNMVELSNLELESSDDEAAQTKVALHVSAEMSSENSRAGSAQSSPAKQKPLVILPDTSDATSGEVKFVCPLILKPDSPAPVSDSPKKPVQAEPQQACVSTAKGTAYSPSPSDGAVTPTQVGVWERINTPKDTKNHLQMKLKLASPDQKLLRPCAVQLVNLHTMTDSQVKTEGDAAKAHSANPQPGWPLPKDLRRHQGLHTGHRLCCFTQCGNGVWRLQKVVTHSRDGYICGICEKAFKRRKILRRHERFHTGEKPYSCTKCSKTFALRKSLRRHLRFHTGERPHICTQCSKSFRLRHNLKAHLRFHTGEKPFSCSTCGKMFRILRNLETHNLSRCDFFVPSFRTIAGF; from the exons ATGTCGGTGGGCGTCGTGAACCTCCAGGTGCAGGTGGAGTCGGTGCTGGGGGCGCTGGTCAAAGCAGCGACGATGGAGTTGATCAAACTGTTCGAGAGCAGATACCGAGACTCGGCTGTGGATGGGGGCCTTACTGAAGACAATAAGGAGAACGAAACCTGGGAGACACTGGGTCGTCTATGGAGTAGGGACACGAAACGCAGTATCGGCGTGCAAGTAGAGGAGGATATCCATCCGCCGCTGGAGCTTTGTG ACTCTGCTTTACTCCTTGATGGTGGTTGTTTGAGAGAGCCCAGTGAGTTGGTGGTGGAGGGGTGTCTAATTCCATCAGAAATCCTCCTGGCTGAAGATAATGGCCATGCTGACCCTGAGTGGCCGCCTTTGAAGGATCAG ATTATGTCAGACATTGTGAATATGGTGGAGTTGAGCAACCTTGAATTGGAGTCTTCCGATGATGAGGCGGCTCAGACAAAAGTTGCGTTGCACG TCTCTGCAGAGATGAGCTCGGAGAATTCAAGGGCTGGATCTGCGCAGAGCTCACCCGCTAAACAGAAGCCTCTCGTGATTCTACCGGACACAAGTGACGCCACCTCTGGAGAGGTGAAGTTTGTTTGCCCATTAATCCTTAAGCCAGACTCCCCAGCTCCCGTGTCTGATAGTCCAAAGAAGCCTGTTCAAGCTGAACCTCAGCAAGCCTGTGTCAGCACCGCCAAGGGCACCGCCTACAGTCCGTCCCCATCTGACGGAGCTGTAACTCCCACGCAGGTCGGGGTGTGGGAGCGGATCAACACTCCGAAGGACACGAAGAACCATCTCCAGATGAAACTAAAGCTCGCCTCTCCGGATCAAAAGTTGCTGCGTCCCTGCGCAGTGCAGCTGGTGAATTTGCACACAATGACCGATTCACAGGTGAAGACTGAGGGAGATGCAGCCAAAGCCCACAGTGCTAACCCACAGCCAGGGTGGCCTCTACCCAAAGACCTCCGCCGTCATCAAGGTCTCCACACGGGCCATCGCCTCTGCTGCTTCACCCAATGTGGAAATGGGGTCTGGCGTCTTCAAAAGGTGGTCACCCACTCGAGGGACGGATACATCTGCGGCATCTGCGAGAAAGCTTTCAAGCGCAGGAAGATTCTCCGACGACACGAGCGCTTCCACACGGGGGAGAAGCCCTACTCGTGCACGAAGTGCTCAAAGACGTTCGCCCTGAGAAAGAGCCTCCGCCGCCACCTGAGGTTCCACACTGGGGAGAGGCCGCATATCTGCACGCAGTGCAGCAAAAGCTTCCGTCTGCGACACAATCTGAAGGCGCACTTGAGGTTTCACAccggagagaagcctttcagctgctcCACGTGCGGAAAGATGTTCAGGATTCTTCGAAATCTGGAGACACACAATCTGAGCCGGTGTGATTTCTTTGTGCCATCGTTCAGAACTATCGCTGGCTTTTAG